GCTAAATACCCATTTTAATACATCCATTGAAATTACTGAGGATTCAAAACGAGCATGTGAAATGCTTGCAAATGCCGGAGTGCCGGTTGGAAATCAATCAGTTATCCTCGCCGGCATAAATGACAGTGTACCAATTATGAAAAAACTAATGCATGACCTCGTCAAAATACGTGTTCGTCCTTACTATATTTATCAATGTGATTTATCAGAAGGAATAGGTCACTTCCGCGCACCGATTTCTAAAGGATTAGAAATTATTGAAGGGTTAAGAGGACACACCTCAGGCTATGCCGTGCCAACATTCGTCTGTGATGCACCTGGTGGGGGCGGGAAGATTTCGTTGCAACCAAATTATCTTATTTCACAAAGTGCGGATAAGGTAGTGTTGAGGAATTTTGAAGGTGTGATCACGTCCTATCCAGAACCGCAGAACTATGTACCAGGTACAGCGGAAGATTACTTTAAAAGTGTTTACTCAGAATATGAAAAGTACCGATCAAACGTTGGTATATCCGCGATCATGAATGATAGTAAATTCAACCTCATTCCAGAAGATCTTCATCGTCTAGATAGAAGGCAAAAGTACCAGGTAGACCCGAATCATACTTCACTAAAGGATAAACGCGAAAAACGGGACGAATTAAAAGAAAAGAAATTTAAAGCGCAGCAAAAATCAGTCAATAGTAAAGATGAAAAAAATAAAATAACGGTAAATGAAAAGGTGATTCGGGATGGCGATTAAATGTGAGTGGTGTGGCGGAAACGCAAGCAACGGTGAGAACACGGTTTACTGGGAGCTGCCCGATGGATCAAGGGCGATTGAAATAACGATGACACCGGCGTTTATATGCCAGGAATGTGGCATGGTGTATCAGAGCGAGAACATTATTAAAGAAATTGAAGATCAATTATTTTTAGTTGATACAAAACTAATCGGAAATTCAATTAGTTTTAAGGAATTAATGATATTACCTAGATTGTTGAAGAAAAATTATTTCGATTTTTCTTCTTAAAGATTCTTTCAAACTAATAAATGGCACTCAGAAATGGGTGCCATTTTTACATTTTTATTAAATTTCTTTCATATTCAGCAATAAGGCCATATTCTTGAATAACACATATATAGAAAATCGGAATAGGTGAAAGATTGTAAGGATTTCGATTTAAACTTCTCAGACAATTCAATAGTTATCCACAAATAAACTGGGATTTTATAGTAAAATAAAAACTAGATATAAATAAACTCAAAACACAGAATTTATTTTGGAGGAAATTTCGGTAGTAAAAAATAGCTATTGATAAATTATTTCATGAACTTATTTACATTAAATAAAAAGCACATCTAATGCCTATGAATGGTGTCATATGAAATTATTTGAGTTTTTGCAGTTATTGAATACTAGTTTAGTGCAAAATAAGCAAACTTGGAGGTTAAAGAGTGAAGGATGATAATAATGAAGTTATCTCCAATAAATTACGTATAATTGTAGGAATTATATTTATGGGGTTACTTTCGATAAAATTATATAGCTACATACAAAGTTCAAGTTTCGAAAAGTACTGGGTGTTGATACCATTTTTGCTTTTTCTAATAACGTATATAGCTAAAGAATTATCTAATAAAAATGTAATTTCAGTATTTAGTTTACTTCTTATAACGATTTTTTCGACTATCATTCTGGGATTTATAGCCAAAATAAGCATTATTAATAATATCTATCAGGTGCACGAAGAATCAGTATTAGTGTTTTCATTTTTTATTTCTTTAATCTGTTTTGCAATGATTTCATATAGAAACAGGAAACCATTGGATATTATGACTGAAGACAAAGATGAGTTGTTTAATTTATTTTACATTAATACATCCAAAGTCCATGAAATAGCGATGTTAATTGATAATAAAATTATGAAAACTATTGAGAGAGACCAAAGTTCTCAAGAAATACTAAAGTCTCAAGTATCAATGAATGTCAATAAGTCTGGTGTTGGAGGAACTTCAATAAATCGATATATAGAAAATAATAACAAGAAAAGTGTTTATGAAAGTTTTGAAGTGAAGACAACTAAATCAATTATGCTGAGAAAGATATATTCATCTATCGAAAATAATGTTACAAATATCCAGAAACTAGGAAACATCGTACTATTTAAAAATATTGAATTAGAACAACGAAATACTGATGATACTGTAATGGTATTAAATGTTTTGAAAGATGGGGGAATGAAACAGCTATCGAAAGATGATGATTTCGAGTTAAACATCTCTAAAATGATGGAAGAAATGTTAGATGATTTTTCTATAGATTACACATTTAAACACAAAAAAAATAACTATTTGATTAGAATTCCTTATAAATCTAAGGAATATTTTGAAAATAGCTACTCTCATAATGATTTGCAATTAGGGAAGCTTAGCATCATTGGTATATATAGAGGAGAAATAGACTTTTCCAAGATAGAAAGCATTTCATCGAAGTTTCTAGAGTTATTTTCAGAGTCATACAAGACTGAGTTACAACGAAATAATAATATAAATGGCGGTTTATTACTGAGTGTTCAACCAAATTCGGGGAAAGAACATGAGTTTAAAATCGAGTATCATAAACTTGATGGGAAGTATCATTTAATTGACTTAATAGCCATAATTCAAGAAATCAACATCAAAGGTGGTGAATTAAGTGGATAAACTTCTATAC
The DNA window shown above is from Bacillus sp. T3 and carries:
- the ablA gene encoding lysine 2,3-aminomutase, giving the protein MKQTLYKPARHWKDIELWKNVTEEQWNDWLWQLTNTVRTLEDLRKVINLTTEEEEGVRISTKTIPLNITPYYASLMNPDDPRCPIRMQSVPIGKEINKTKYDLEDPLHEDEDSPVPGLTHRYPDRVLFLVTNQCSMYCRYCTRRRFSGQIGMGVPKKQIDAAIAYIRQTPEVRDVLLSGGDGLLINDNILEYIIKSLREIDHVEIIRIGTRAPVVFPQRITENLCNILKKYHPIWLNTHFNTSIEITEDSKRACEMLANAGVPVGNQSVILAGINDSVPIMKKLMHDLVKIRVRPYYIYQCDLSEGIGHFRAPISKGLEIIEGLRGHTSGYAVPTFVCDAPGGGGKISLQPNYLISQSADKVVLRNFEGVITSYPEPQNYVPGTAEDYFKSVYSEYEKYRSNVGISAIMNDSKFNLIPEDLHRLDRRQKYQVDPNHTSLKDKREKRDELKEKKFKAQQKSVNSKDEKNKITVNEKVIRDGD
- a CDS encoding YokU family protein codes for the protein MAIKCEWCGGNASNGENTVYWELPDGSRAIEITMTPAFICQECGMVYQSENIIKEIEDQLFLVDTKLIGNSISFKELMILPRLLKKNYFDFSS